A window from Culex pipiens pallens isolate TS chromosome 3, TS_CPP_V2, whole genome shotgun sequence encodes these proteins:
- the LOC120429715 gene encoding AT-rich interactive domain-containing protein 2 isoform X2, giving the protein MTADGSESATRIKAERGRSQDSDGDAFVSQNSSSGTPSKEAGAGAGRGRGVRGKLVFEKDKASFLQDLQLFHDRNGTPFMRLPKIGGRDVDLHRLYSVVVARGGWLKVNSREDWDEIIEEMALPKRCVNNEIALKQIYIRFLDKYEKVNFHGEEKDPTEEEDDEKRHNRRWSARMLHSVPAVYNHQQHYVPEVMRGQLGMSCELYKHSEYDKLILSLLSPLPNEQDFSINVCTLMSNESKHTLKVDRCPKLITVLLAHAGVFNHFSLRDMFDEYYANIRKNSLHRFWKDCLYEKPQVLELSYSDYFQKLERDPTNLIKNIYGEDLDKDEDCGQLEMGTLRSFLSLGSGLGTNDYIGQRILQIASIFRNLSFNDENILVLGKHRPFLRFLIMLSNSRWGNLHHMGLDMLGNVSVEIDINDPQTDEITRSLLSTLWEGLEGDDRGVIISCLEVLSKIAQKESNEDNLNRCLNQEIYDQICRYLSLSDIMLLLYTLECIYSLTSMGEKPCNSIMHVTGIIDTLVSLVTVEAQSYGPDACILMRVVETIPGNLAGTYPGNHYHSTGPVPPPQAPSMAQLTVQNKEQPPIPLPNIPALPGLPPSPKSATPPISTAPTPVQVTSATRPATSQSPQIPVNVIPKPPSTPTAPAPPSTTQPTTVAAKHALQQQSQENEQFALAWLRATFEPTPSLANRIEQAELYKLYLAANAKIGRKAVVPQVHLPRCVRTVFGGTVGPTQVKSQAEGGGETVSFYYEGIRLKAKPAVATAGGVPSQKVVNPPAQLLQQVLNSNQSGETKNVIVVNQTTISPQPLGTIVAPPQPPQQTTGTTTIMNQSGTISSTTTNPSALIKSLLANKVTTTTTMPSSESGTGGNLVVVTSSTSSSLSSTTTSINPSTTSNCLIASNVNVHQVAQRQQLLKQKQLNAAAAQLPNSSVVVTSNSPNNLTNIKVGNSTISIKPGTLPTNTVITATQQPQELQPPPLAPLSQPGGGAVIKPLTTNKLLADLLDKKTNDPPVFAIGETTVKRKSDVDGLEPPNKKIDLMTGVEEVKVTPKAADLYAELAGSILEGEDLEDVEMKVVKEEVKVQPAPAQPQVITVPMPMQRQIIMNPNNPQQMLLSPGGTGQQLTTQTTATIKTDTGYQTVPIIMQHNQSPIQIQKAAPVMQPTVIGNQQQPTQYILATNPQGQTYVVAQQPQPQPQLQQTVLLTQNPQTGAQQKTIIILQQQPNAGPHIQGQQIVQTQQQTPQKVFVNQQGQQIIMTQVPRQVQHQVIVSHAGTNPSGTATVVGPTIEKKPIYITTNSQGNTISIDGQTQQIIKTNQPATQIIQHLGGTPQQQQQQSQQIQHLLQQSGSQTIQIIQQPPQQQQQIVAQPSQIVIQAQPHQQQQQQMQPQIISQQIIQPATVQQPQMVQKVIQQKLIQVPQSQPQQIMTMQAKQTVPAQQPSTITVTKQTVPAPVAQPTAGSLPTKTIIGTTPQKQMIQVVQQKAAANPPIIAKPTPPNQPAVEPAPQKASTTATVVGATPTTNTPVAPTSSSSSSSSIQMIPAMDPAKAVDEDVDASWPWVCDWRGCPRKKFASANEVYKHACAVHAPESLESSSDIYCQWGPGPNLCDNLPRKRFSLMTHIFDRHCTSESFKSAVQRRVANATAGTQQPQQAYPVTLVRQPAGTPPGSSASSTTSESAPLPAATTTTTTQGPQLPGHMSAVGPAALHAIKRHAIDWVNAKEFQDDIEGPVTKSIRLTSALILRNLVVYSNTARRNLRAYEPHLAGVAMNNVEASRTISQVLFEMNDTNLNSNF; this is encoded by the exons ATGACCGCCGACGGTAGTGAGTCCGCGACGCGAATCAAAGCCGAACGCGGCCGCAGCCAGGACTCGGACGGGGACGCCTTTGTGAGccaaaacagcagcagcggaacgccgTCGAAGGAGGCAGGTGCGGGTGCGGGACGAGGTCGGGGTGTTAGGGGAAAGctggtttttgaaaaggacaaggccagcttcctgcaggacctgcagctgtttcacgaccgGAATGG gacGCCTTTTATGCGGCTGCCGAAAATCGGAGGTCGGGACGTGGATTTGCACCGGCTGTATTCGGTGGTAGTGGCTCGGGGTGGGTGGTTAAAGGTGAATTCCCGCGAAGATTGGGATGAGATAATTgaggagatggcgctgccgaagcGTTGCGTGAACAACGAGATCGCGCTGAAGCAGATCTATATCCGGTTTTTGGATAAGTACGAAAAAGTCAATTTTCAtggtgaggagaaggatccgacggaGGAAGAGGATGACGAGAAGCGGCACAATCGGcggtggtcagcgcggatgttgcactcggtgccggcggtttacaacCATCAGCAGCATTACGTGCCGGAAGTGATGCGGGGACAGTTGGGGATGTCCTGCGAGTTGTACAAGCATTCGGAGTACGACAAGCTGATTCTGTCGCTGTTGTCGCCGCTGCCAAACGAGCAGGACTTCTCGATCAACGTGTGCACGCTGATGTCCAACGAGAGCAAGCACACGCTGAAGGTGGATCGATGTCCGAAGCTTATTACGGTTCTGCTGGCGCACGCCGGAGTTTTCAACCATTTCTCGCTGCGGGATATGTTTGACGAGTATTACGCAAACATCCGGAAGAATAGCTTGCACCGCTTTTGGAAGGACTGTCTGTACGAAAAGCCGCAGGTTCTGGAGCTTTCGTATTCGGATTACTTCCAGAAGTTGGAACGGGATCCGACAAACCTGATCAAGAATATCTACGGGGAAGATCTTGACAAAGACGAGGACTGTGGTCAGCTTGAGATGGGAACGCTTAGGTCTTTTCTAAGCTTGGGTTCTGGACTGGGCACTAATGATTACATCGGCCAACGGATACTTCAAATCGCTTCAATATTCCGGAACTTAAGTTTCAACGATGAAAACATCCTGGTGCTTGGAAAACACAGGCCATTCCTTCGATTCTTGATCATGCTGTCCAACTCCCGGTGGGGCAATCTTCACCACATGGGTCTCGACATGTTGGGCAACGTTTCCGTCGAAATCGACATCAACGATCCTCAGACGGACGAGATAACGCGTAGTCTGCTGTCCACGCTTTGGGAAGGACTGGAAGGAGACGATCGTGGCGTCATCATCAGCTGTCTGGAAGTGCTCAGCAAAATTGCCCAAAAAGAAAGCAACGAAGACAACCTGAACCGCTGCCTAAATCAGGAAATTTACGACCAAATCTGCCGATATCTTTCGCTGAGCGACATCATGCTTCTGCTCTACACCCTGGAATGCATCTACTCGCTAACCTCGATGGGCGAAAAGCCGTGCAACTCTATCATGCACGTCACCGGAATCATCGACACGCTCGTTTCCCTCGTCACCGTCGAAGCGCAAAGTTACGGCCCGGACGCGTGCATCCTCATGCGAGTCGTCGAAACCATCCCCGGCAACCTCGCCGGAACCTATCCAGGAAACCATTACCACAGCACCGGCCCTGTCCCACCACCGCAAGCACCGAGCATGGCCCAACTCACGGTCCAAAACAAGGAGCAACCGCCGATACCCCTTCCAAACATCCCCGCCCTCCCAGGACTACCCCCTTCCCCAAAATCCGCAACCCCACCCATCTCAACCGCACCAACCCCCGTCCAAGTAACCAGCGCAACCCGCCCAGCCACTTCCCAATCGCCTCAAATCCCAGTCAACGTCATCCCCAAACCCCCATCAACCCCAACCGCCCCCGCACCTCCATCAACCACCCAACCCACAACCGTAGCGGCCAAGCACGCCCTCCAGCAGCAGTCCCAGGAGAACGAACAGTTTGCCCTGGCGTGGCTCCGCGCCACCTTCGAACCGACCCCCTCGCTGGCGAACCGCATCGAGCAGGCCGAACTGTACAAGCTGTATCTGGCGGCGAACGCCAAAATTGGCCGCAAAGCCGTTGTCCCGCAGGTGCACCTGCCGCGCTGCGTGCGCACCGTGTTTGGAGGGACGGTGGGACCGACGCAGGTTAAGAGTCAAGCGGAGGGGGGAGGAGAGACGGTCAGCTTTTACTACGAAGGGATTAGGTTGAAGGCGAAACCGGCGGTGGCGACGGCGGGAGGAGTACCGTCGCAAAAGGTGGTG AACCCGCCGGCCCAGCTGCTGCAGCAAGTGCTAAACTCGAACCAGAGCGGCGAAACCAAGAACGTGATCGTGGTCAACCAGACGACCATCTCGCCGCAGCCGTTGGGGACGATCGTGGCGCCACCGCAGCCACCCCAGCAGACCACAGGCACGACCACCATCATGAACCAGTCCGGTACGATCTCGTCCACCACGACGAACCCGTCGGCGCTGATCAAGAGTTTACTCGCGAACAAggtaacgacgacgacgacgatgccgAGTTCCGAGTCCGGCACTGGCGGCAATCTCGTAGTCGTCACGTCCTCCACTAGCAGTAGTTTGTCGTCTACTACCACTAGCATCAACCCATCTACCACTAGCAACTGTTTGATTGCATCGAATGTTAACGTGCATCAG GTCGCCCAACGACAGCAGCTTCTCAAGCAGAAACAGCTCAACGCTGCCGCCGCCCAGCTGCCCAACAGCTCCGTCGTGGTCACGTCCAACAGTCCGAACAATCTCACCAACATAAAGGTCGGCAACTCGACCATATCGATCAAACCGGGCACGCTCCCAACGAACACGGTCATCACGGCGACCCAACAACCCCAGGAGCTGCAGCCACCCCCGCTGGCGCCGTTGAGTCAGCCCGGTGGAGGGGCGGTGATTAAGCCGTTGACTACGAACAAGTTGTTGGCCGATTTGTTGGACAAGAAGACGAACGATCCGCCGGTGTTTGCCATTGGGGAGACTACGGTGAAGCGAAAGAGCGACGTCGATGGGTTGGAACCGCCGAACAAGAAGATTGACTTGATGACTGGGGTTGAGGAGGTTAAGGTAACGCCGAAGGCTGCCGATTTGTACGCCGAGCTGGCCGGTTCAATATTGGAGGGAGAGGATTTGGAGGATGTTGAAATGAAGGTTGTTAAGGAAGAAGTGAAAGTTCAGCCGGCGCCAGCACAGCCCCAGGTGATTACGGTGCCAATGCCGATGCAGCGTCAGATAATCATGAATCCGAACAATCCGCAGCAAATGTTGTTGTCACCGGGTGGGACGGGGCAGCAGTTGACCACACAGACTACGGCTACGATTAAAACGGATACGGGGTATCAAACGGTGCCGATTATTATGCAGCACAATCAAAGTCCGATTCAAATTCAGAAGGCGGCTCCCGTAATGCAACCGACGGTCATTGGAAACCAACAACAGCCAACGCAGTACATTCTTGCTACCAACCCTCAAGGACAGACGTACGTCGTGGCTCAACAACCGCAACCACAGCCACAGCTACAGCAAACTGTGCTTCTGACTCAGAATCCTCAAACGGGCGCTCAGCAGAAAACCATCATCATTCTTCAGCAGCAACCTAACGCTGGTCCGCACATCCAAGGTCAACAGATTGTTCAAACACAGCAGCAGACGCCGCAAAAGGTGTTTGTGAATCAGCAAGGACAGCAGATCATAATGACGCAAGTTCCGCGCCAAGTTCAACATCAGGTAATTGTCAGCCACGCCGGTACGAACCCATCTGGCACAGCAACCGTCGTGGGACCGACCATCGAGAAGAAACCCATTTACATTACTACGAACTCACAGGGAAATACGATCAGTATCGACGGCCAAACCCAGCAAATCATCAAAACCAATCAACCGGCAACGCAGATCATTCAGCATCTGGGAGGAactccgcagcagcagcagcagcaaagtcAGCAGATTCAGCACCTTCTTCAACAGAGCGGTTCCCAAACGATTCAAATTATTCAACAGCCTccacagcagcaacaacagatCGTAGCACAACCCTCACAAATTGTAATTCAAGCTCAGccgcatcagcagcagcagcagcaaatgcAGCCTCAAATCATTTCGCAACAAATAATCCAGCCTGCAACGGTCCAACAACCCCAGATGGTTCAAAAAGTGATTCAACAGAAGCTCATTCAAGTCCCTCAATCTCAGCCACAGCAAATTATGACGATGCAGGCGAAACAGACCGTACCCGCGCAGCAACCTTCAACGATCACGGTTACAAAGCAGACCGTGCCAGCCCCAGTAGCTCAACCGACTGCAGGATCTCTGCCAACTAAAACGATCATCGGTACTACTCCGCAAAAGCAAATGATTCAGGTGGTTCAGCAGAAGGCGGCCGCTAATCCGCCGATCATTGCTAAACCGACTCCACCAAACCAACCGGCAGTTGAACCTGCACCCCAGAAAG CTTCTACAACCGCTACCGTCGTCGGCGCAACTCCCACCACAAACACGCCGGTGGCTCCCACCTCCAGCTCCAGCAGCAGCTCGTCGATCCAGATGATCCCGGCGATGGATCCGGCCAAGGCCGTCGACGAAGACGTGGACGCGAGCTGGCCCTGGGTGTGCGACTGGCGCGGCTGTCCGCGCAAGAAGTTCGCCTCGGCCAACGAGGTGTACAAGCATGCCTGTGCCGTGCACGCGCCCGAGAGCCTCGAATCCAGCTCGGACATTTACTGCCAGTGGGGACCGGGCCCGAACCTGTGCGATAACCTCCCGCGGAAGCGCTTCTCGCTCATGACACACATCTTCGACCGGCACTGCACCAGCGAG TCCTTCAAGTCCGCCGTCCAGCGACGGGTGGCGAACGCCACCGCCGGAACGCAACAGCCCCAGCAAGCCTACCCGGTGACGCTGGTCCGCCAACCGGCCGGAACTCCGCCCGGTTCGTCGGCATCGTCAACGACCTCGGAGTCCGCGCCACTGCCAGCGGCGACTACGACAACAACAACGCAGGGTCCGCAACTTCCCGGGCACATGTCGGCCGTTGGACCGGCCGCGCTGCATGCCATCAAGCGTCACGCCATCGACTGGGTTAACGCCAAAGAGTTTCAG GATGATATCGAGGGTCCGGTCACGAAAAGTATTCGACTTACGTCGGCGCTAATTCTACGAAATCTGGTCGTCTACAGCAACACTGCTAGAAG GAACCTGCGAGCCTACGAGCCTCATCTAGCCGGAGTAGCCATGAACAATGTGGAGGCCAGCCGCACTATTTCGCAGGTTCTGTTTGAAATGAACGATACCAATCTGAATTCtaatttttaa
- the LOC120429715 gene encoding AT-rich interactive domain-containing protein 2 isoform X1, with product MTADGSESATRIKAERGRSQDSDGDAFVSQNSSSGTPSKEAGAGAGRGRGVRGKLVFEKDKASFLQDLQLFHDRNGTPFMRLPKIGGRDVDLHRLYSVVVARGGWLKVNSREDWDEIIEEMALPKRCVNNEIALKQIYIRFLDKYEKVNFHGEEKDPTEEEDDEKRHNRRWSARMLHSVPAVYNHQQHYVPEVMRGQLGMSCELYKHSEYDKLILSLLSPLPNEQDFSINVCTLMSNESKHTLKVDRCPKLITVLLAHAGVFNHFSLRDMFDEYYANIRKNSLHRFWKDCLYEKPQVLELSYSDYFQKLERDPTNLIKNIYGEDLDKDEDCGQLEMGTLRSFLSLGSGLGTNDYIGQRILQIASIFRNLSFNDENILVLGKHRPFLRFLIMLSNSRWGNLHHMGLDMLGNVSVEIDINDPQTDEITRSLLSTLWEGLEGDDRGVIISCLEVLSKIAQKESNEDNLNRCLNQEIYDQICRYLSLSDIMLLLYTLECIYSLTSMGEKPCNSIMHVTGIIDTLVSLVTVEAQSYGPDACILMRVVETIPGNLAGTYPGNHYHSTGPVPPPQAPSMAQLTVQNKEQPPIPLPNIPALPGLPPSPKSATPPISTAPTPVQVTSATRPATSQSPQIPVNVIPKPPSTPTAPAPPSTTQPTTVAAKHALQQQSQENEQFALAWLRATFEPTPSLANRIEQAELYKLYLAANAKIGRKAVVPQVHLPRCVRTVFGGTVGPTQVKSQAEGGGETVSFYYEGIRLKAKPAVATAGGVPSQKVVNPPAQLLQQVLNSNQSGETKNVIVVNQTTISPQPLGTIVAPPQPPQQTTGTTTIMNQSGTISSTTTNPSALIKSLLANKVTTTTTMPSSESGTGGNLVVVTSSTSSSLSSTTTSINPSTTSNCLIASNVNVHQVAQRQQLLKQKQLNAAAAQLPNSSVVVTSNSPNNLTNIKVGNSTISIKPGTLPTNTVITATQQPQELQPPPLAPLSQPGGGAVIKPLTTNKLLADLLDKKTNDPPVFAIGETTVKRKSDVDGLEPPNKKIDLMTGVEEVKVTPKAADLYAELAGSILEGEDLEDVEMKVVKEEVKVQPAPAQPQVITVPMPMQRQIIMNPNNPQQMLLSPGGTGQQLTTQTTATIKTDTGYQTVPIIMQHNQSPIQIQKAAPVMQPTVIGNQQQPTQYILATNPQGQTYVVAQQPQPQPQLQQTVLLTQNPQTGAQQKTIIILQQQPNAGPHIQGQQIVQTQQQTPQKVFVNQQGQQIIMTQVPRQVQHQVIVSHAGTNPSGTATVVGPTIEKKPIYITTNSQGNTISIDGQTQQIIKTNQPATQIIQHLGGTPQQQQQQSQQIQHLLQQSGSQTIQIIQQPPQQQQQIVAQPSQIVIQAQPHQQQQQQMQPQIISQQIIQPATVQQPQMVQKVIQQKLIQVPQSQPQQIMTMQAKQTVPAQQPSTITVTKQTVPAPVAQPTAGSLPTKTIIGTTPQKQMIQVVQQKAAANPPIIAKPTPPNQPAVEPAPQKGNTNSSNTPTTSSTPVSSTTNTTTTSTSEPSATPVAPNPPQPVATPTKPSSSASTTATVVGATPTTNTPVAPTSSSSSSSSIQMIPAMDPAKAVDEDVDASWPWVCDWRGCPRKKFASANEVYKHACAVHAPESLESSSDIYCQWGPGPNLCDNLPRKRFSLMTHIFDRHCTSESFKSAVQRRVANATAGTQQPQQAYPVTLVRQPAGTPPGSSASSTTSESAPLPAATTTTTTQGPQLPGHMSAVGPAALHAIKRHAIDWVNAKEFQDDIEGPVTKSIRLTSALILRNLVVYSNTARRNLRAYEPHLAGVAMNNVEASRTISQVLFEMNDTNLNSNF from the exons ATGACCGCCGACGGTAGTGAGTCCGCGACGCGAATCAAAGCCGAACGCGGCCGCAGCCAGGACTCGGACGGGGACGCCTTTGTGAGccaaaacagcagcagcggaacgccgTCGAAGGAGGCAGGTGCGGGTGCGGGACGAGGTCGGGGTGTTAGGGGAAAGctggtttttgaaaaggacaaggccagcttcctgcaggacctgcagctgtttcacgaccgGAATGG gacGCCTTTTATGCGGCTGCCGAAAATCGGAGGTCGGGACGTGGATTTGCACCGGCTGTATTCGGTGGTAGTGGCTCGGGGTGGGTGGTTAAAGGTGAATTCCCGCGAAGATTGGGATGAGATAATTgaggagatggcgctgccgaagcGTTGCGTGAACAACGAGATCGCGCTGAAGCAGATCTATATCCGGTTTTTGGATAAGTACGAAAAAGTCAATTTTCAtggtgaggagaaggatccgacggaGGAAGAGGATGACGAGAAGCGGCACAATCGGcggtggtcagcgcggatgttgcactcggtgccggcggtttacaacCATCAGCAGCATTACGTGCCGGAAGTGATGCGGGGACAGTTGGGGATGTCCTGCGAGTTGTACAAGCATTCGGAGTACGACAAGCTGATTCTGTCGCTGTTGTCGCCGCTGCCAAACGAGCAGGACTTCTCGATCAACGTGTGCACGCTGATGTCCAACGAGAGCAAGCACACGCTGAAGGTGGATCGATGTCCGAAGCTTATTACGGTTCTGCTGGCGCACGCCGGAGTTTTCAACCATTTCTCGCTGCGGGATATGTTTGACGAGTATTACGCAAACATCCGGAAGAATAGCTTGCACCGCTTTTGGAAGGACTGTCTGTACGAAAAGCCGCAGGTTCTGGAGCTTTCGTATTCGGATTACTTCCAGAAGTTGGAACGGGATCCGACAAACCTGATCAAGAATATCTACGGGGAAGATCTTGACAAAGACGAGGACTGTGGTCAGCTTGAGATGGGAACGCTTAGGTCTTTTCTAAGCTTGGGTTCTGGACTGGGCACTAATGATTACATCGGCCAACGGATACTTCAAATCGCTTCAATATTCCGGAACTTAAGTTTCAACGATGAAAACATCCTGGTGCTTGGAAAACACAGGCCATTCCTTCGATTCTTGATCATGCTGTCCAACTCCCGGTGGGGCAATCTTCACCACATGGGTCTCGACATGTTGGGCAACGTTTCCGTCGAAATCGACATCAACGATCCTCAGACGGACGAGATAACGCGTAGTCTGCTGTCCACGCTTTGGGAAGGACTGGAAGGAGACGATCGTGGCGTCATCATCAGCTGTCTGGAAGTGCTCAGCAAAATTGCCCAAAAAGAAAGCAACGAAGACAACCTGAACCGCTGCCTAAATCAGGAAATTTACGACCAAATCTGCCGATATCTTTCGCTGAGCGACATCATGCTTCTGCTCTACACCCTGGAATGCATCTACTCGCTAACCTCGATGGGCGAAAAGCCGTGCAACTCTATCATGCACGTCACCGGAATCATCGACACGCTCGTTTCCCTCGTCACCGTCGAAGCGCAAAGTTACGGCCCGGACGCGTGCATCCTCATGCGAGTCGTCGAAACCATCCCCGGCAACCTCGCCGGAACCTATCCAGGAAACCATTACCACAGCACCGGCCCTGTCCCACCACCGCAAGCACCGAGCATGGCCCAACTCACGGTCCAAAACAAGGAGCAACCGCCGATACCCCTTCCAAACATCCCCGCCCTCCCAGGACTACCCCCTTCCCCAAAATCCGCAACCCCACCCATCTCAACCGCACCAACCCCCGTCCAAGTAACCAGCGCAACCCGCCCAGCCACTTCCCAATCGCCTCAAATCCCAGTCAACGTCATCCCCAAACCCCCATCAACCCCAACCGCCCCCGCACCTCCATCAACCACCCAACCCACAACCGTAGCGGCCAAGCACGCCCTCCAGCAGCAGTCCCAGGAGAACGAACAGTTTGCCCTGGCGTGGCTCCGCGCCACCTTCGAACCGACCCCCTCGCTGGCGAACCGCATCGAGCAGGCCGAACTGTACAAGCTGTATCTGGCGGCGAACGCCAAAATTGGCCGCAAAGCCGTTGTCCCGCAGGTGCACCTGCCGCGCTGCGTGCGCACCGTGTTTGGAGGGACGGTGGGACCGACGCAGGTTAAGAGTCAAGCGGAGGGGGGAGGAGAGACGGTCAGCTTTTACTACGAAGGGATTAGGTTGAAGGCGAAACCGGCGGTGGCGACGGCGGGAGGAGTACCGTCGCAAAAGGTGGTG AACCCGCCGGCCCAGCTGCTGCAGCAAGTGCTAAACTCGAACCAGAGCGGCGAAACCAAGAACGTGATCGTGGTCAACCAGACGACCATCTCGCCGCAGCCGTTGGGGACGATCGTGGCGCCACCGCAGCCACCCCAGCAGACCACAGGCACGACCACCATCATGAACCAGTCCGGTACGATCTCGTCCACCACGACGAACCCGTCGGCGCTGATCAAGAGTTTACTCGCGAACAAggtaacgacgacgacgacgatgccgAGTTCCGAGTCCGGCACTGGCGGCAATCTCGTAGTCGTCACGTCCTCCACTAGCAGTAGTTTGTCGTCTACTACCACTAGCATCAACCCATCTACCACTAGCAACTGTTTGATTGCATCGAATGTTAACGTGCATCAG GTCGCCCAACGACAGCAGCTTCTCAAGCAGAAACAGCTCAACGCTGCCGCCGCCCAGCTGCCCAACAGCTCCGTCGTGGTCACGTCCAACAGTCCGAACAATCTCACCAACATAAAGGTCGGCAACTCGACCATATCGATCAAACCGGGCACGCTCCCAACGAACACGGTCATCACGGCGACCCAACAACCCCAGGAGCTGCAGCCACCCCCGCTGGCGCCGTTGAGTCAGCCCGGTGGAGGGGCGGTGATTAAGCCGTTGACTACGAACAAGTTGTTGGCCGATTTGTTGGACAAGAAGACGAACGATCCGCCGGTGTTTGCCATTGGGGAGACTACGGTGAAGCGAAAGAGCGACGTCGATGGGTTGGAACCGCCGAACAAGAAGATTGACTTGATGACTGGGGTTGAGGAGGTTAAGGTAACGCCGAAGGCTGCCGATTTGTACGCCGAGCTGGCCGGTTCAATATTGGAGGGAGAGGATTTGGAGGATGTTGAAATGAAGGTTGTTAAGGAAGAAGTGAAAGTTCAGCCGGCGCCAGCACAGCCCCAGGTGATTACGGTGCCAATGCCGATGCAGCGTCAGATAATCATGAATCCGAACAATCCGCAGCAAATGTTGTTGTCACCGGGTGGGACGGGGCAGCAGTTGACCACACAGACTACGGCTACGATTAAAACGGATACGGGGTATCAAACGGTGCCGATTATTATGCAGCACAATCAAAGTCCGATTCAAATTCAGAAGGCGGCTCCCGTAATGCAACCGACGGTCATTGGAAACCAACAACAGCCAACGCAGTACATTCTTGCTACCAACCCTCAAGGACAGACGTACGTCGTGGCTCAACAACCGCAACCACAGCCACAGCTACAGCAAACTGTGCTTCTGACTCAGAATCCTCAAACGGGCGCTCAGCAGAAAACCATCATCATTCTTCAGCAGCAACCTAACGCTGGTCCGCACATCCAAGGTCAACAGATTGTTCAAACACAGCAGCAGACGCCGCAAAAGGTGTTTGTGAATCAGCAAGGACAGCAGATCATAATGACGCAAGTTCCGCGCCAAGTTCAACATCAGGTAATTGTCAGCCACGCCGGTACGAACCCATCTGGCACAGCAACCGTCGTGGGACCGACCATCGAGAAGAAACCCATTTACATTACTACGAACTCACAGGGAAATACGATCAGTATCGACGGCCAAACCCAGCAAATCATCAAAACCAATCAACCGGCAACGCAGATCATTCAGCATCTGGGAGGAactccgcagcagcagcagcagcaaagtcAGCAGATTCAGCACCTTCTTCAACAGAGCGGTTCCCAAACGATTCAAATTATTCAACAGCCTccacagcagcaacaacagatCGTAGCACAACCCTCACAAATTGTAATTCAAGCTCAGccgcatcagcagcagcagcagcaaatgcAGCCTCAAATCATTTCGCAACAAATAATCCAGCCTGCAACGGTCCAACAACCCCAGATGGTTCAAAAAGTGATTCAACAGAAGCTCATTCAAGTCCCTCAATCTCAGCCACAGCAAATTATGACGATGCAGGCGAAACAGACCGTACCCGCGCAGCAACCTTCAACGATCACGGTTACAAAGCAGACCGTGCCAGCCCCAGTAGCTCAACCGACTGCAGGATCTCTGCCAACTAAAACGATCATCGGTACTACTCCGCAAAAGCAAATGATTCAGGTGGTTCAGCAGAAGGCGGCCGCTAATCCGCCGATCATTGCTAAACCGACTCCACCAAACCAACCGGCAGTTGAACCTGCACCCCAGAAAGGTAACACGAACTCGTCAAACACGCCAACTACTTCTTCAACACCTGTCTCCTCTACGACTAACACCACTACAACTTCAACGTCTGAGCCTTCTGCGACCCCTGTCGCGCCAAACCCTCCACAACCCGTAGCAACTCCCACTAAACCATCTTCCTCAGCTTCTACAACCGCTACCGTCGTCGGCGCAACTCCCACCACAAACACGCCGGTGGCTCCCACCTCCAGCTCCAGCAGCAGCTCGTCGATCCAGATGATCCCGGCGATGGATCCGGCCAAGGCCGTCGACGAAGACGTGGACGCGAGCTGGCCCTGGGTGTGCGACTGGCGCGGCTGTCCGCGCAAGAAGTTCGCCTCGGCCAACGAGGTGTACAAGCATGCCTGTGCCGTGCACGCGCCCGAGAGCCTCGAATCCAGCTCGGACATTTACTGCCAGTGGGGACCGGGCCCGAACCTGTGCGATAACCTCCCGCGGAAGCGCTTCTCGCTCATGACACACATCTTCGACCGGCACTGCACCAGCGAG TCCTTCAAGTCCGCCGTCCAGCGACGGGTGGCGAACGCCACCGCCGGAACGCAACAGCCCCAGCAAGCCTACCCGGTGACGCTGGTCCGCCAACCGGCCGGAACTCCGCCCGGTTCGTCGGCATCGTCAACGACCTCGGAGTCCGCGCCACTGCCAGCGGCGACTACGACAACAACAACGCAGGGTCCGCAACTTCCCGGGCACATGTCGGCCGTTGGACCGGCCGCGCTGCATGCCATCAAGCGTCACGCCATCGACTGGGTTAACGCCAAAGAGTTTCAG GATGATATCGAGGGTCCGGTCACGAAAAGTATTCGACTTACGTCGGCGCTAATTCTACGAAATCTGGTCGTCTACAGCAACACTGCTAGAAG GAACCTGCGAGCCTACGAGCCTCATCTAGCCGGAGTAGCCATGAACAATGTGGAGGCCAGCCGCACTATTTCGCAGGTTCTGTTTGAAATGAACGATACCAATCTGAATTCtaatttttaa